A stretch of the Panicum virgatum strain AP13 chromosome 9N, P.virgatum_v5, whole genome shotgun sequence genome encodes the following:
- the LOC120687951 gene encoding uncharacterized protein LOC120687951 isoform X1 — protein MNVEKPASKGHGFFGLFDWGKKSKKRLFVGSTSSSPDPKNSGDSKDVDDSTPSTLSNSILEDAPSLRESSEHSCSSSVIDEEAQARRCPTVVARLMGLDSMPAASSAESNPMPSTVQQPFQANNHDDFTGRSYVGSPHKMPGSPIDRFKMEALPPRLAKRTLSVAQYKLLSPMKNPNHISSRNAADIMEAASRIIRPGVENISSYGVHDVGHANAARAYNPGEIIGVQQRSQKLNEALRKRDGPASFRPPNGKSLDGRSRSSEGASSSRISQSNGCAPVGPKVKPSNISSNVAQAIRARGKEGTRKGGRRLETRRNPENSLVERNGFNQQKDNDQMRTTSSSSMLVSNNRKQNAVVTKHKVNSNPANPSRQRSNIHPVNASARKVGVAGTFAGTSTQASRKVDQQPTAHANVRNNSTAKAIPKPRRLQNRRLYSDTSQSSDSINSDRSQRRIRHNIVIDEQSSFSTNKKKISTEIVSFTFTSPVDKSLHGAHFPNHSVGKQFTENLNAVSTSSNTSNTKLDVIDGDYLGLLLEQKLRELTSGVRSPYSKPAKGVEVYSSSIALEDTASACETSSIASTDYDRESLQSFNDGKATVPQTDLTTKSGQPFQPVKDDHDATDRAELEHLRLSPLSTWEASISTETCSSSESWRSANGTRLFGSTEGATTSDSTHFNKFLEADASSEYSDTASSITVATAEIPRSESSSLCHMDHRQEVEFIREILKASSSCLERFGDSDILDPHLLEELNGSTRLLAGDEGKGCRLRRRLLFDCVNELLTVKCAYYFNAGYGSWFIGMAVLQNLSAEEIHREMTSLKVAEEWMVDELVYREMSSPLGSWVDFKMDSYQAGGDIVPELLGSLIDEVVADLLTGSFL, from the exons ATGAATGTGGAGAAACCTGCTTCAAAGGGGCATGGATTCTTTGGCCTCTTTGATTGGGGTAAGAAATCTAAGAAGCGGCTTTTTGTTGGAAGCACGAGCAGTTCTCCTGATCCGA AGAATTCTGGTGACAGTAAGGATGTTGATGACAGTACACCAAGTACACTGTCAAATTCG ATCCTTGAAGATGCgcctagcttgagagaaagcagTGAGCATAGTTGCTCATCTTCAGTAATTGATGAAGAAGCTCAGGCAAGGAGGTGTCCCACTGTTGTGGCTAGGCTCATGGGTTTGGATTCCATGCCTGCGGCAAGCTCAGCTGAATCCAATCCCATGCCATCAACAGTGCAACAACCCTTCCAAGCCAACAACCATGATGATTTTACCGGCAGAAGTTATGTTGGTAGCCCCCATAAAATGCCAGGTAGCCCTATTGATCGGTTTAAAATGGAAGCACTGCCTCCAAGACTTGCCAAGAGGACACTTTCTGTTGCTCAATATAAGTTATTGTCTCCCATGAAGAACCCAAATCATATATCCAGCAGAAATGCAGCTGATATAATGGAGGCAGCATCACGGATCATTAGGCCTGGTGTTGAAAACATCAGTTCTTACGGAGTCCATGATGTTGGGCACGCAAATGCTGCGCGGGCCTACAACCCAGGAGAGATCATAGGAGTCCAACAAAGGTCACAGAAGCTAAATGAAGCACTGAGGAAACGTGATGGACCTGCATCTTTTAGGCCACCAAACGGGAAATCTTTGGATGGAAGATCAAGAAGTTCAGAGGGCGCCTCATCTTCCAGGATCTCACAGTCAAATGGATGTGCTCCAGTTGGCCCAAAGGTCAAACCCAGCAATATATCATCAAATGTTGCTCAAGCTATCCGTGCCCGAGGAAAAGAAGGCACAAGAAAAGGCGGTAGACGGCTTGAAACTCGCAGGAACCCTGAAAATAGCTTGGTTGAGAGAAATGGGTTCAACCAACAAAAGGATAATGATCAAATGCGCACAACAAGTTCGTCCAGTATGCTTGTGTCAAATAACAGAAAGCAGAATGCTGTGGTCACCAAACACAAGGTGAATTCAAACCCAGCAAACCCCAGTAGACAACGGAGCAATATTCACCCAGTAAATGCATCTGCCAGAAAGGTCGGGGTAGCCGGCACATTTGCTGGAACCAGTACTCAAGCTAGCAGGAAGGTGGACCAGCAGCCTACTGCTCATGCAAATGTAAGAAATAATTCCACAGCCAAAGCAATCCCCAAGCCAAGAAGGTTACAAAACAGAAGATTGTACTCTGATACAAGCCAGTCAAGTGATAGTATTAATTCTGACAGAAGCCAGAGGCGGATTCGGCACAATATTGTGATAGATGAGCAATCGTCTTTTTcaacaaacaaaaagaaaatcagCACTGAGATTGTTTCATTCACATTTACCTCGCCAGTTGACAAATCATTGCACGGCGCCCACTTCCCCAATCATTCAGTGGGAAAACAATTTACAGAGAATCTGAATGCTGTGTCAACTTCAAGCAACACATCAAACACTAAACTTGATGTCATTGATGGTGATTATTTGGGACTCCTGTTGGAGCAGAAATTGAGAGAGTTGACGTCAGGGGTGAGATCGCCCTACTCTAAGCCAGCCAAAGGTGTTGAAGTGTATAGCAGTTCAATAGCTTTGGAAGATACGGCATCAGCATGTGAAACATCTAGCATTGCTTCTACTGATTATGATAGGGAGTCATTGCAGTCTTTCAATGATGGAAAAGCTACTGTCCCCCAGACAGATCTTACTACTAAAAGTGGTCAG CCATTTCAACCAGTGAAGGATGATCATGATGCCACGGATCGAGCAGAGTTAGAGCATCTCCGCCTAAGTCCCCTCTCAACGTGGGAAGCTTCTATTTCAACGGAAACCTGCAGCTCATCAGAGAGCTGGAGGAGTGCAAATG GAACAAGATTATTTGGTTCAACCGAAGGAGCAACAACTTCCGATTCAACACACTTCAACAAATTCCTCGAAGCAGATGCCTCATCAGAATATTCTGACACAGCCTCATCAATCACAGTGGCTACTGCAGAAATCCCTCGATCAGAAAGTAGCAGCTTATGTCATATGGATCATAGACAGGAGGTGGAGTTTATAAGAGAAATACTGAAGGCTAGTTCCTCTTGTTTGGAGCGGTTTGGCGATTCGGATATTCTGGATCCACATCTGTTGGAAGAATTAAATGGCAGTACTAGGTTGTTGGCTGGTGATGAGGGCAAAGGCTGCCGATTGAGGCGGAGGCTGCTCTTTGACTGTGTCAATGAATTATTGACTGTGAAATGCGCGTACTACTTCAATGCTGGCTACGGCTCTTGGTTCATCGGGATGGCAGTCCTGCAAAACTTGTCAGCAGAAGAAATCCATCGAGAGATGACCAGCCTGAAGGTTGCTGAGgagtggatggtggatgaactTGTGTACAGAGAAATGAGTAGTCCTCTGGGGAGCTGGGTTGATTTCAAGATGGATTCATACCAGGCTGGTGGAGACATAGTCCCGGAGTTGTTAGGTTCCTTGATTGATGAAGTGGTTGCT
- the LOC120687951 gene encoding uncharacterized protein LOC120687951 isoform X2 encodes MGLDSMPAASSAESNPMPSTVQQPFQANNHDDFTGRSYVGSPHKMPGSPIDRFKMEALPPRLAKRTLSVAQYKLLSPMKNPNHISSRNAADIMEAASRIIRPGVENISSYGVHDVGHANAARAYNPGEIIGVQQRSQKLNEALRKRDGPASFRPPNGKSLDGRSRSSEGASSSRISQSNGCAPVGPKVKPSNISSNVAQAIRARGKEGTRKGGRRLETRRNPENSLVERNGFNQQKDNDQMRTTSSSSMLVSNNRKQNAVVTKHKVNSNPANPSRQRSNIHPVNASARKVGVAGTFAGTSTQASRKVDQQPTAHANVRNNSTAKAIPKPRRLQNRRLYSDTSQSSDSINSDRSQRRIRHNIVIDEQSSFSTNKKKISTEIVSFTFTSPVDKSLHGAHFPNHSVGKQFTENLNAVSTSSNTSNTKLDVIDGDYLGLLLEQKLRELTSGVRSPYSKPAKGVEVYSSSIALEDTASACETSSIASTDYDRESLQSFNDGKATVPQTDLTTKSGQPFQPVKDDHDATDRAELEHLRLSPLSTWEASISTETCSSSESWRSANGTRLFGSTEGATTSDSTHFNKFLEADASSEYSDTASSITVATAEIPRSESSSLCHMDHRQEVEFIREILKASSSCLERFGDSDILDPHLLEELNGSTRLLAGDEGKGCRLRRRLLFDCVNELLTVKCAYYFNAGYGSWFIGMAVLQNLSAEEIHREMTSLKVAEEWMVDELVYREMSSPLGSWVDFKMDSYQAGGDIVPELLGSLIDEVVADLLTGSFL; translated from the exons ATGGGTTTGGATTCCATGCCTGCGGCAAGCTCAGCTGAATCCAATCCCATGCCATCAACAGTGCAACAACCCTTCCAAGCCAACAACCATGATGATTTTACCGGCAGAAGTTATGTTGGTAGCCCCCATAAAATGCCAGGTAGCCCTATTGATCGGTTTAAAATGGAAGCACTGCCTCCAAGACTTGCCAAGAGGACACTTTCTGTTGCTCAATATAAGTTATTGTCTCCCATGAAGAACCCAAATCATATATCCAGCAGAAATGCAGCTGATATAATGGAGGCAGCATCACGGATCATTAGGCCTGGTGTTGAAAACATCAGTTCTTACGGAGTCCATGATGTTGGGCACGCAAATGCTGCGCGGGCCTACAACCCAGGAGAGATCATAGGAGTCCAACAAAGGTCACAGAAGCTAAATGAAGCACTGAGGAAACGTGATGGACCTGCATCTTTTAGGCCACCAAACGGGAAATCTTTGGATGGAAGATCAAGAAGTTCAGAGGGCGCCTCATCTTCCAGGATCTCACAGTCAAATGGATGTGCTCCAGTTGGCCCAAAGGTCAAACCCAGCAATATATCATCAAATGTTGCTCAAGCTATCCGTGCCCGAGGAAAAGAAGGCACAAGAAAAGGCGGTAGACGGCTTGAAACTCGCAGGAACCCTGAAAATAGCTTGGTTGAGAGAAATGGGTTCAACCAACAAAAGGATAATGATCAAATGCGCACAACAAGTTCGTCCAGTATGCTTGTGTCAAATAACAGAAAGCAGAATGCTGTGGTCACCAAACACAAGGTGAATTCAAACCCAGCAAACCCCAGTAGACAACGGAGCAATATTCACCCAGTAAATGCATCTGCCAGAAAGGTCGGGGTAGCCGGCACATTTGCTGGAACCAGTACTCAAGCTAGCAGGAAGGTGGACCAGCAGCCTACTGCTCATGCAAATGTAAGAAATAATTCCACAGCCAAAGCAATCCCCAAGCCAAGAAGGTTACAAAACAGAAGATTGTACTCTGATACAAGCCAGTCAAGTGATAGTATTAATTCTGACAGAAGCCAGAGGCGGATTCGGCACAATATTGTGATAGATGAGCAATCGTCTTTTTcaacaaacaaaaagaaaatcagCACTGAGATTGTTTCATTCACATTTACCTCGCCAGTTGACAAATCATTGCACGGCGCCCACTTCCCCAATCATTCAGTGGGAAAACAATTTACAGAGAATCTGAATGCTGTGTCAACTTCAAGCAACACATCAAACACTAAACTTGATGTCATTGATGGTGATTATTTGGGACTCCTGTTGGAGCAGAAATTGAGAGAGTTGACGTCAGGGGTGAGATCGCCCTACTCTAAGCCAGCCAAAGGTGTTGAAGTGTATAGCAGTTCAATAGCTTTGGAAGATACGGCATCAGCATGTGAAACATCTAGCATTGCTTCTACTGATTATGATAGGGAGTCATTGCAGTCTTTCAATGATGGAAAAGCTACTGTCCCCCAGACAGATCTTACTACTAAAAGTGGTCAG CCATTTCAACCAGTGAAGGATGATCATGATGCCACGGATCGAGCAGAGTTAGAGCATCTCCGCCTAAGTCCCCTCTCAACGTGGGAAGCTTCTATTTCAACGGAAACCTGCAGCTCATCAGAGAGCTGGAGGAGTGCAAATG GAACAAGATTATTTGGTTCAACCGAAGGAGCAACAACTTCCGATTCAACACACTTCAACAAATTCCTCGAAGCAGATGCCTCATCAGAATATTCTGACACAGCCTCATCAATCACAGTGGCTACTGCAGAAATCCCTCGATCAGAAAGTAGCAGCTTATGTCATATGGATCATAGACAGGAGGTGGAGTTTATAAGAGAAATACTGAAGGCTAGTTCCTCTTGTTTGGAGCGGTTTGGCGATTCGGATATTCTGGATCCACATCTGTTGGAAGAATTAAATGGCAGTACTAGGTTGTTGGCTGGTGATGAGGGCAAAGGCTGCCGATTGAGGCGGAGGCTGCTCTTTGACTGTGTCAATGAATTATTGACTGTGAAATGCGCGTACTACTTCAATGCTGGCTACGGCTCTTGGTTCATCGGGATGGCAGTCCTGCAAAACTTGTCAGCAGAAGAAATCCATCGAGAGATGACCAGCCTGAAGGTTGCTGAGgagtggatggtggatgaactTGTGTACAGAGAAATGAGTAGTCCTCTGGGGAGCTGGGTTGATTTCAAGATGGATTCATACCAGGCTGGTGGAGACATAGTCCCGGAGTTGTTAGGTTCCTTGATTGATGAAGTGGTTGCT